ttaattgccattaataatattatagcatcAAACTCCAGCTTAGTTCATGGCAGATTATATGCGGATGATCTGGTATTAGTATCTTCAGGAAAAAACATCTCATCAGTACAGCGTCACTTACAAACCTCACTTCATGAACTCGAAAACTGGTCGAAGAAAACAGGATTTCAGTTTTCACTCAGCAAATCGAAGTGTTTGTTATTTTCAAAGAAACGTGATCCGAATAAACCGCAACTAAAATTATGTAACCAAATCCTGaattatgccgatgatattaggTTTTTAGGGATGATTTTTGATACGAAACTCACATGGAAAAAACACAttctacaaataaaaaaaacatgccaAAATGGAATTAATCTTATGAAAACTCTCTCTAATAAAAACTATGGAGCTGACTATAACTGCCTAATCCATATTTATAAAACCCTAATTAGATCTAAAATAGATTACGGTTCCATAGTATATGCATCTGCGAAAGAATCCTTATTACACCACCTTGACGTAATCCAAAATACGGCATTAAGAATAGCTACAGGAGCATTTCGGACCAGCCCAATAGAAAGTTTACGAGCAGAAACTGGAGAGCCATCACTTGAACATAGAAGGATGCACTTAACTCTCACATACGCATTTGCTGCTAATTCTAATCCAAACAATCCATCTAGAAATAACATATTCACTGATCGTTTTAAAAACCTATATACTGAAAATAGGAACATGAAACCGCCATTCTACGAAAGAGTTAGGCAAACCCTTAGGACTTTACAAATTCCGATACCAAATACCTATTCCAACTTCATAGAAATTCCTCCTCCTTGGATATTAAGCATTCCTCAATCCGATACATCCTTAAATATCTTTAGAAAGAACGATACTCCACACtccttaataaaaaatactttcatcaacaaactaacaaaattttctaagtcctatcatatatatacagacgcttctaaaacatctactggagttggggcagctgtcattactccaaatagtacacttgagtataaactaccatccttaagctgtatacatactggcgagctatacgccatctatcaatctctcgttcatattaactccagtaatatatccaatgctcttataattaccgattccctcagttccatccataccattaaccaactgtacacgaagcatccaattgctctcctaattaaaaaagaactagCTACCATTCAAAACAACAACCATATTGTACAATTCCTATGGGTTCCTTCACACATTGGCCTCCAAGGAAATGAAGCGGCGGATCGGACAGCCCAACAAGCCAGGGACAGTGAAACCGCGAGTGAAGTGAGAGATGTAGTTCTTaatgatttaaaatcatttattaaagtgaaagTCGAAAATCTGTGGCAAAACCAGTGGGACAGTTCAACTTCAAAACTTCGCGAAGTGAAAACGTTTGTAAAACCGTGGAAATCTCAAATTCACAACAGAACTCACCATGTCATTGTTACTCGCCTTCGTCTAGGACATACCCGACTTACCCACGGACACATAATTGGTCACACTTATCCCACTTTATGTGAAAACTGTAATATCCCACTAAGTGTTAAGCATGTACTTGCAGAGTGTCCAAAATACCAGTTGCAGAGACAGAACAACCACATCCTCGGATCAACAAGTGAAATcttaggagaaaattgtaaaattgaacacttggtaaaattccttaaagatatcaatgtatttaacaaaatctaacatatgtaaataaattaccttatgtatatgtatatgtcgctaataacctccgaggttgatgcgactattttgtaaaataaaaaaaaaaaaaaatatcatttatatgAGGACATTCAAAATTAGCATAAGAAATTTATTAAAACCTTATGTAGGaacttatatttgtttttttttttttaataattgagatAATGTAAATAGATAAATGGACATTTCAAACAATAATTATaggttaaaataataatatttaacatttaagATGTTAATTTTATACAGAAGTAATAATTCTGATCTGAAATGccttaaaatcaattaaaataaataataaaacaaaaataactcTATAGGATGGTGGATGACATACTAATTTGACATAGCATGTTAAAAAAAGAAGGAATTGAAGTTTTCTATTTGTcataatgttttttgtttttcgtttggaatgttctggaataaaaatttgataaaaagaGGTGTCACAATGACAAAAGTGAGGGCAGTCAAGAAATTAGAAATGAAGCTATAAATTTGATAGAGAAAAAGATttgaaaattaacagaaaatataataatttagcaTAAACATGATAAATTTGGTATAATCGAAAagaaattagataaatatttgaaGAAAACTTACTTATAATTTGGTAAAGTATcctttaatatataaaaatactatgTATCCTGAATTTGAACCAGCATAGTGTGGATAATTTATTAGAAatataaagaagaatttgtgaagtatccataattgtaaatattaataatttttgaaacaatatattaataatagtaTCCTGTTTCCTGATCCTGGAGTTGAAAGTTGAATTAAAATTGAgaagaaagaaaagaaatattttatttgacagtTTTGACACTGACAATTGACCTGGTCTTACATCCATTAATTTTTCAGCCCTCCAACaattcaaattttataaaatattaataagaaGGCATTCAGTGACAGTAATTATAAGGTACTggaatttgttttatttaattgtaggAAGTTTTTCAAGTTAAAGTTATTGTTTTTCAAATTTagatttctataattttttttgttatcacatttaaacattcaattttatgttcaatttagattataataaaaacatttaaaaaactatttaacaaaCTAATTCTTTCAGATCCGCGACAAAAACCCTATTTCACAATAATATCCattataaatatcaaaaataatatatcattacaaatttggcgcccaacgtggggcctcCTAATTAAAAGAATTAGTTTGTTAAAATAAATGCTCTCATATAATTGAAATAATTTTGATTAGAatcaattttatattttattttaaattggatTTTAACAAGTAAGATCTCAAAAATGTCTCAAGGAAGGAAAGGTTTAAGAAACAAAAAGAACGAAGAAGATGTGGAAGTGGAAGAAAATGTGGAAGTGGACGGAGAAACTCAGCAGGCGGAACAAGAGCAGAGTGTAGCTCCAGTTCTACAAGAGACAACAGGAATAACACAAGAACAAGAGGAAAATGTCAATATGACAGCATTGATGTCTTTAATGATGCATATCAACAAAAAACTGGAAGAAAATTCTAAAGAAATCaaagaagatatgaaaaaaatggaATATAACATGGAAGAGAATTCTAAAGAAATCaaagaagatatgaaaaaaatggaacaaaaattggaagagaattccagaaaaatggaagaaaataatgCTAAAATTGTGAAACGATTAGAAAAACAGATGGATGAAAAATTTGAtgctttagaaaaaaaattagcaagTGAAATAAAAGATATACGTAATGACTACaagaaaataatagaaaatgaaaagaaagaaataaatatgattattaaagataataatatagatatggAACGGAACATAGAAATCCAAAAATATAACTTAGAAGCAAAAATTTACGAAGAAAGgagaaaaactgaagaaaaattaGATGATATGCTACAAAATATCCAAACAAACAACCATCAAATAAGGAATGTAGAACAGAGAATAGAAGACATTTCACAAATAAGAGACATAGGGAGACCTTACTTGAATTTAACAAATGAGACAGGTATAAAATTCTCTGGTAACATAAAAAATTTACATCCTAGAGTATACATAAATagtttaaaacataaattaagatCAGTGAATAATATTAATGATATAAAAGATTATATTAGAATGACATTAAGTGACAATGCAGCAACCTGGTTTGCCAGCATTGAAAACGATTTAGATAATCTGCaaacatttgaaaataaattCTTAAATTATTATTGGGGTGAATTAGAACAAGCTAGATTTAGGGAAGTTTTATATTTTGGAAAGTATAATCGCAATTTAAGTTTAAATACGGTAGATTATGCTTTAAAATTAATAACTGTTGCAAAATATTTAGAACCACCACTTAGAGAAGACGAAACAGTTTTGAACGTTTCTAGACACTTTGATGCGGACGTTGTGCAAACAGTCACAGTACAAAACATTCAAACAGTAGACAGTTTTATTAACTTTATTCAAAGAGTAGAAAGAGGTTATATTACAAGTAATAATAGTAAAAATAGACAATCATATAACAATAATAGGTATGGTAGTAATTCtcaaaattttaataacaacAATAATACTAGTTATGAGAGACAAGGTAATAGAgagaattttaataataatactaATGATAATAGACAAGAGAGACAAGGTAATAGAgagaattttaataataataataattataatatgcAAGATTTTAACACCAGGAGAAATGCACAAAGATATAATTACAACAGACAGGTAAATTATGTAAGGGGTCAGAGCTGCGAAGACAGTCAACGGAATAGTACATGGCAAGAAAATATGAATAGTAGAAGTGAAAGCAGTGAAAGACATCGAGAATTAGATCCAAATGATCAGACACAATCTGACAATCCTAATAATCCAAATTTTATGTAGAGGACTTTCTGAATTTCAAGTTGGGCCATTGTCATTATGAAAAACCTTCGGAATTTATTTCTTtagatgaatataaaaattttgaatctattaatttaatttatataaatGCTATGGCCCAAAATAACATGATTAAGGTTATGATTGATACTAGTTCAGAAAGTACTCTAGTCtcggaaaattttatttttaatacattaaaattaacagatataatcaaaattccaaaaattaaaataataggtGCAAATAATAAGAAGCTGGGAGAAATTAATAAACTggttaattttaaaattgatattcTTAATAAACAAATTAGTATGCAAGGATTTATTGTCAAGGACTTATGTGTTGACATTTTAATGGGAAATGACGAACTGGAAAAGAATAAAGTAAAGAtagattttgaagaaaaaatggTAACTTTGGAAGGGAAAAAATTAGGGTTTATGGAGAGAGAAGAGGTGGAACAAGGAATAAGAGTTGATGGTAGAATATTACAagaaaataattatgttgatgaAGAGAAAATGTATTATGATAGGGAAATGTccaataatattaaaaagaataataattgtAATGAATATTTAAGGAATGGTAAATTTGAGCAGAAGGATGCCTACGGAGCGGAGTGCGTAAAATTGGAAGGAAGGACTAATGATTTtataatgaaaaataattttatttgtaaagaagaagaagttatagAAAGTTTAAGTTGCCCTGAACAATATAAATTAATAGTCGTTTCCATATTGCGGCAACACAaggggcttatcaataaagaaaATAGAATTGCACAAAATTATACCCATAGTATAAAGGTTAAGGAAgaaaaagactttaaaataaaaTCATACCCAATACCATATAAATATAGAGAAGAAGTAAACAGAGAAATTAAGAACATGCTAAAAGATGGCATCATTGAAAAGGCAGATACATGTTTTATAAACCCAATAGTAGTGGTACGTAAAACATCAGGTGAAATCAGATTATGTCTAGATGCAAGGAATATTAACAATATCACCGAAAAGCAATTTGAAGCACCAATGAGTATAGATGGAATATTAGGAAGAATTACAGGAATGTCTTTTTTCACAAAAATCGATTTGCGGCATAGTTTCTGGTTAATTCC
The window above is part of the Diabrotica virgifera virgifera chromosome 2, PGI_DIABVI_V3a genome. Proteins encoded here:
- the LOC126880768 gene encoding probable WRKY transcription factor protein 1, with the translated sequence MSQGRKGLRNKKNEEDVEVEENVEVDGETQQAEQEQSVAPVLQETTGITQEQEENVNMTALIVYINSLKHKLRSVNNINDIKDYIRMTLSDNAATWFASIENDLDNLQTFENKFLNYYWGELEQARFREVLYFGKYNRNLSLNTVDYALKLITVAKYLEPPLREDETVLNVSRHFDADVVQTVTVQNIQTVDSFINFIQRVERGYITSNNSKNRQSYNNNRYGSNSQNFNNNNNTSYERQGNRENFNNNTNDNRQERQGNRENFNNNNNYNMQDFNTRRNAQRYNYNRQVNYVRGQSCEDSQRNSTWQENMNSRSESSERHRELDPNDQTQSDNPNNPNFM